A stretch of Dehalococcoidia bacterium DNA encodes these proteins:
- a CDS encoding HAD-IA family hydrolase has protein sequence MAMRALLFDLGDTLWQTPVPPRPGLEAELAARRLALVPGGRGEGIDLTRLAAALLETTRAAQQAAAHGSLLSPDFAGLADTIIRDFGFARGADETAGVWRACYVPIDRLGRQVFPDAHATLAWARAAGLRLGAVANHPYGAAAVEAELCSANLREFFDAVTVSADVGWLKPHPEIFFAALAALGVTPDEAVMVGDSLSVDVKGAMMIGMAAVWKRNGRRGRAGARPPIEPTYQIDDLGELPRLVHGAPASLLTADALGYREAGPDRYA, from the coding sequence ATGGCGATGCGCGCGCTGCTGTTCGACCTGGGAGACACGCTCTGGCAGACCCCCGTGCCGCCTCGGCCCGGACTGGAGGCCGAGCTTGCGGCTCGCCGGCTGGCCCTCGTGCCCGGCGGCCGCGGCGAGGGTATCGATCTCACGCGCCTCGCCGCGGCGCTCCTGGAAACGACGCGGGCGGCGCAGCAGGCGGCAGCGCACGGCTCGCTGCTTTCACCGGACTTCGCCGGTCTCGCCGACACGATCATCCGCGACTTCGGCTTTGCCCGTGGCGCTGACGAGACGGCGGGCGTCTGGCGCGCCTGCTACGTGCCGATCGATCGGCTCGGCCGCCAGGTTTTTCCGGATGCGCACGCCACGCTGGCCTGGGCGCGCGCTGCAGGGCTTCGTCTCGGCGCCGTTGCCAACCACCCCTACGGCGCTGCCGCCGTCGAGGCCGAGCTGTGCAGCGCCAACCTGCGCGAATTCTTCGACGCCGTGACCGTCTCCGCCGACGTCGGCTGGCTGAAGCCGCACCCGGAGATCTTCTTCGCCGCTCTCGCTGCACTGGGCGTCACGCCTGACGAAGCCGTGATGGTGGGCGACTCGTTGAGCGTGGACGTGAAGGGCGCGATGATGATCGGGATGGCCGCGGTCTGGAAGCGCAACGGGCGGCGAGGCCGGGCCGGCGCGCGGCCGCCGATCGAGCCGACCTATCAGATCGACGACCTTGGCGAGTTGCCGCGCCTTGTGCACGGCGCCCCGGCCAGCCTGCTCACGGCCGATGCGCTCGGCTACCGCGAGGCCGGACCGGACCGCTACGCGTAG
- the argH gene encoding argininosuccinate lyase yields the protein MLRAGRFAKRMDPLVEEYTSSIEQDAALLPFDIAGSRAHAAMLGQQRIIPAADAAAIERGLSAIAADAETGAFRLRPEQEDVHMNVEAELERRIGAPAGRLHTARSRNDQVVNDFRMLVRDTAEMVSEKLHDLAEVTVNLAEQHLDTVMPGYTHLQLAQPVLLAHHLLAYFQMFARDAERFWAVSESANVLALGSGALAGLPYPLDRDFTANELGFERVSPNSMDAVSDRDFVLEFHAAAAICMMHISRLSEEIILWSTREFGFITLDDAYATGSSIMPQKKNPDIAELARGRTALVYGNMVAAFALMKALPLTYNRDLQEDKGPFLQSVDLLVPTLEIFAAMLPTITWHKQRLREAAGAGYSLATDIADYLVHKGLPFRQAHEIVGQLVRYADAQHKDFPDLSLGEYRQFSDLFDQSVLKINLDTAIDGRNTAGGTARQQVRDQIALAREWLNPPNLDELDELFAQAASAFELPPGGGRGGSGRKR from the coding sequence ATCCTGCGCGCCGGCCGCTTCGCGAAGCGCATGGACCCGCTGGTCGAGGAGTACACCTCCTCGATCGAGCAGGACGCGGCGCTTCTGCCTTTCGACATCGCAGGCTCGCGCGCCCACGCCGCCATGCTCGGCCAGCAGCGCATCATCCCCGCGGCCGACGCCGCCGCGATCGAGCGCGGCCTCTCGGCCATCGCCGCGGACGCCGAGACGGGCGCCTTCCGGCTCAGGCCAGAGCAGGAAGACGTGCACATGAACGTCGAGGCCGAGCTGGAGCGGCGCATCGGCGCGCCCGCCGGCCGGCTGCACACCGCCCGCTCGCGCAACGACCAGGTCGTGAACGACTTTCGCATGCTCGTACGCGACACCGCCGAGATGGTGAGCGAGAAGCTGCACGACCTGGCCGAAGTGACCGTTAACCTGGCGGAGCAGCACCTCGACACGGTGATGCCCGGCTACACGCACCTGCAACTCGCGCAGCCTGTTCTGCTTGCCCATCACCTGCTGGCCTACTTCCAGATGTTCGCGCGCGACGCCGAGCGCTTCTGGGCCGTGAGCGAGAGCGCGAACGTGCTGGCGCTGGGCAGCGGCGCCCTCGCCGGCCTGCCCTATCCGCTCGACCGCGACTTCACCGCCAACGAGCTGGGCTTCGAGCGCGTCTCGCCCAACAGCATGGACGCCGTCTCTGACCGCGACTTCGTGCTGGAGTTCCACGCCGCCGCCGCGATCTGCATGATGCACATCTCGCGGCTCTCCGAAGAGATCATCCTCTGGTCCACGCGCGAGTTCGGCTTCATCACTCTGGACGATGCCTACGCCACCGGCTCCAGCATCATGCCGCAGAAGAAGAACCCTGACATCGCCGAGCTGGCGCGCGGGCGCACGGCCCTCGTCTACGGCAACATGGTCGCGGCGTTCGCCCTGATGAAGGCGCTGCCGCTGACCTACAACCGCGATCTGCAGGAGGACAAGGGCCCGTTCCTGCAAAGCGTGGACCTGCTGGTGCCCACGCTCGAGATCTTCGCGGCGATGCTGCCCACGATCACCTGGCACAAGCAGCGCCTGCGCGAGGCGGCCGGGGCCGGCTACTCACTGGCCACGGACATCGCCGACTACCTGGTGCACAAAGGGCTGCCCTTCCGCCAGGCGCACGAGATCGTCGGCCAGCTCGTGCGCTACGCCGACGCCCAGCACAAGGACTTCCCCGACCTCTCGCTGGGCGAGTACCGCCAGTTCTCTGACCTCTTTGACCAATCGGTGCTCAAGATCAACCTCGATACGGCGATCGACGGCCGCAACACGGCCGGCGGCACGGCGCGGCAGCAGGTGCGCGATCAGATAGCGCTGGCGCGCGAGTGGCTGAACCCGCCGAACCTGGACGAGCTGGATGAGCTGTTTGCGCAGGCCGCCTCGGCCTTCGAGCTGCCGCCGGGCGGCGGGAGGGGTGGCAGTGGCCGCAAACGCTAA